One segment of Castanea sativa cultivar Marrone di Chiusa Pesio chromosome 3, ASM4071231v1 DNA contains the following:
- the LOC142627768 gene encoding mannosylglycoprotein endo-beta-mannosidase-like isoform X3 gives MPKGMFQRHSLNVTDILHPDGQNLLAFPVPLPDHPGRIPHKGEHGGDHEIGKDVATQYVLGWDWMAPKRDRNTCIWDEVSVSTTGRVKIIDPHLVSLFFDDYKRVYLHSTTELENRSAWVAECSLNIQVTMGVEGNICLVQHLQTQNLSFPAGSHMQYTFPEVVQGQQTAYLYPWW, from the exons ATGCCAAAGGGGATGTTTCAGAGGCATTCTCTCAATGTCACTGATATTCTGCATCCTGATGGTCAAAACTTGCTTGCCTTTCCTGTTCCTCTACCAGATCATCCTGGGAGAATTCCCCATAAGGGGGAGCATGGTGGTGATCATGAG ATTGGAAAAGATGTTGCCACACAATACGTTCTGGGTTGGGATTGGATGGCTCCTAAAAG GGATAGGAACACTTGCATATGGGATGAGGTGTCTGTATCAACAACTGGG CGAGTGAAAATAATTGATCCCCACTTGGTTTCATTGTTTTTTGACGATTACAAGAGGGTGTATTTGCATTCTACAACAGAGTTAGAAAATAGAAGTGCCTGGGTTGCTGAGTGTTCTTTGAATATCCAAGTAACAATGGGAGTTGAGGGAAACATTTGTTTAGTACAGCATCTTCAGACTCAAAACTTGTCATTCCCTGCTGGATCACATATGCAATATACATTTCCTGAG GTTGTTCAAGGTCAACAGACAGCCTATCTTTATCCATGGTGGTAA
- the LOC142627768 gene encoding uncharacterized protein LOC142627768 isoform X1, protein MEQQQHQLQHFIHPYHHHPLLFNPDDRSGRYCRGCDEPVYGPSYSCKESGCYHYSHHKSCAELPLGLHHPLHPIHPLILFPPWRYSADEKQFYKCELCKEYKGIYTYRCSRCDFNLRITCASLAAPTTIEPEFHHHPLTPFWKWITFTCDLCGKKDEGTPYLCHLCDFLIHGKCSIFPCKVKVVRHKHLLHLTPSSLEFHPSDSRFCQICVEKVDTHYGLYYCSRCDFAAHLHCAMGNKENINLQEFKDEDEVSEHDELVDSTTYEVKKFNVGKDGIQIAAELKHFSHEHDLKLTDEAMSNQKCNGCVRDIFPPFYSCVKCSFFLHESCANLPKKKRHPLHQHPLTLFPKTPYRKKDFWCRACKRNGNGFNYSCVPCRFSLDIPCSLISDILTHPGHEHRLILSSIESKQNCSCCDSNIYPIFRCTTCAFALDFKCATLPHTTRYGQHEHAFTLCYTAEDDSGEYYCDICEEERVPKHWFYYCVDCSYPAHPKCILGKYPNY, encoded by the coding sequence ATGGAGCAGCAGCAGCACCAACTTCAACATTTTATCCATCCCTACCATCACCATCCCTTGCTCTTCAATCCTGACGACAGAAGCGGACGTTATTGTCGGGGGTGCGACGAACCAGTTTATGGTCCAAGCTACAGTTGTAAAGAATCAGGATGCTATCACTACAGTCATCATAAATCATGCGCTGAACTACCCCTTGGGTTGCACCATCCCTTGCACCCAATCCATCCTCTTATTCTCTTTCCTCCATGGAGATATTCAGCCGATGAGAAACAATTTTACAAATGCGAACTCTGCAAAGAATATAAAGGTATATACACTTATCGGTGTTCCCGCTGCGACTTCAACCTTCGCATCACATGTGCTTCTTTAGCAGCGCCCACCACCATTGAACCTGAATTCCACCACCACCCATTGACCCCCTTTTGGAAGTGGATCACCTTCACTTGCGACCTTTGCGGCAAAAAAGACGAAGGTACGCCCTATCTGTGTCATCTATGCGATTTCTTGATTCATGGAAAATGTTCTATTTTCCCTTGCAAAGTCAAAGTTGTGCGTCACAAGCACCTCCTCCACCTCACCCCTTCTTCTCTTGAATTCCATCCATCCGACTCTCGATTTTGTCAAATCTGTGTTGAAAAGGTGGATACACACTATGGGCTTTACTATTGCTCCAGATGTGATTTTGCTGCCCACCTTCATTGTGCTATGGGAAACAAGGAGAACATAAATTTGCAAGAATTTAAAGATGAGGATGAAGTTTCAGAGCACGATGAATTGGTTGACTCAACAACTTACGAAGTCAAAAAATTCAATGTGGGGAAGGACGGAATTCAAATAGCTGCAGAATTAAAACACTTCAGTCATGAGCATGACTTAAAGCTTACTGATGAGGCTATGAGTAACCAGAAATGCAATGGCTGTGTAAGAGACATTTTCCCCCCGTTTTATAGTTGTGTAAAGTGTAGCTTTTTTCTTCATGAATCTTGTgctaatttaccaaaaaaaaagcgACACCCACTTCATCAACACCCACTAACCCTCTTCCCAAAGACACCTTATAGGAAAAAGGATTTTTGGTGTCGTGCATGTAAACGTAATGGCAATGGCTTCAACTATAGTTGTGTGCCATGCAGATTTAGTCTTGATATTCCATGTAGTTTGATCTCAGACATTCTTACCCACCCTGGTCATGAGCATCGACTTATTCTCTCTAGTATTGAATCTAAACAAAATTGCAGTTGTTGTGATTCAAATATTTACCCAATATTTCGTTGCACCACCTGTGCATTTGCCTTGGACTTCAAATGTGCTACACTACCGCATACCACAAGATATGGGCAACATGAACATGCCTTTACTCTCTGTTACACTGCTGAAGATGACTCTGGTGAATATTACTGTGATATTTGTGAAGAAGAACGAGTCCCAAAGCATTGGTTTTACTATTGTGTAGATTGTAGTTATCCTGCACATCCCAAATGTATTCTTGGAAAATACCCAAATTACTAG
- the LOC142627768 gene encoding uncharacterized protein LOC142627768 isoform X2: protein MEQQQHQLQHFIHPYHHHPLLFNPDDRSGRYCRGCDEPVYGPSYSCKESGCYHYSHHKSCAELPLGLHHPLHPIHPLILFPPWRYSADEKQFYKCELCKEYKGIYTYRCSRCDFNLRITCASLAAPTTIEPEFHHHPLTPFWKWITFTCDLCGKKDEGTPYLCHLCDFLIHGKCSIFPCKVKVVRHKHLLHLTPSSLEFHPSDSRFCQICVEKVDTHYGLYYCSRCDFAAHLHCAMGNKENINLQEFKDEDEVSEHDELVDSTTYEVKKFNVGKDGIQIAAELKHFSHEHDLKLTDEAMSNQKCNGCCGAYSSGVMNTLELKGILLVSLIRGCPLF, encoded by the coding sequence ATGGAGCAGCAGCAGCACCAACTTCAACATTTTATCCATCCCTACCATCACCATCCCTTGCTCTTCAATCCTGACGACAGAAGCGGACGTTATTGTCGGGGGTGCGACGAACCAGTTTATGGTCCAAGCTACAGTTGTAAAGAATCAGGATGCTATCACTACAGTCATCATAAATCATGCGCTGAACTACCCCTTGGGTTGCACCATCCCTTGCACCCAATCCATCCTCTTATTCTCTTTCCTCCATGGAGATATTCAGCCGATGAGAAACAATTTTACAAATGCGAACTCTGCAAAGAATATAAAGGTATATACACTTATCGGTGTTCCCGCTGCGACTTCAACCTTCGCATCACATGTGCTTCTTTAGCAGCGCCCACCACCATTGAACCTGAATTCCACCACCACCCATTGACCCCCTTTTGGAAGTGGATCACCTTCACTTGCGACCTTTGCGGCAAAAAAGACGAAGGTACGCCCTATCTGTGTCATCTATGCGATTTCTTGATTCATGGAAAATGTTCTATTTTCCCTTGCAAAGTCAAAGTTGTGCGTCACAAGCACCTCCTCCACCTCACCCCTTCTTCTCTTGAATTCCATCCATCCGACTCTCGATTTTGTCAAATCTGTGTTGAAAAGGTGGATACACACTATGGGCTTTACTATTGCTCCAGATGTGATTTTGCTGCCCACCTTCATTGTGCTATGGGAAACAAGGAGAACATAAATTTGCAAGAATTTAAAGATGAGGATGAAGTTTCAGAGCACGATGAATTGGTTGACTCAACAACTTACGAAGTCAAAAAATTCAATGTGGGGAAGGACGGAATTCAAATAGCTGCAGAATTAAAACACTTCAGTCATGAGCATGACTTAAAGCTTACTGATGAGGCTATGAGTAACCAGAAATGCAATGGCTGT